The Ranitomeya variabilis isolate aRanVar5 chromosome 7, aRanVar5.hap1, whole genome shotgun sequence genome includes a window with the following:
- the LOC143785000 gene encoding sesquipedalian-1-like → MKLETSSRLACCSPEKEGYLLKKGGRHASYHRRWFMLCGNLLLYWERQGDPQPLGLILLEGSTVTLRSSKLEFAFCLCSVSRVYKMAAESQRELELWVRALLSANLGYTKALVGELRSQYMSLTQEPAKPSARSQTDQACDELQWGAEFGVLHQWLGEEVTRLRPNSLMDF, encoded by the coding sequence ATGAAGCTGGAGACCAGTTCTCGACTTGCTTGTTGCTCCCCAGAGAAAGAAGGCTACCTGCTGAAGAAAGGCGGCCGCCACGCATCCTACCACCGCCGCTGGTTTATGCTGTGTGGAAACTTGCTTCTGTACTGGGAACGGCAAGGAGACCCCCAGCCTCTGGGACTCATATTGCTGGAGGGGAGCACCGTCACTCTGAGAAGCTCCAAGCTGGAGTTCGCCTTCTGCCTCTGTTCTGTCTCTCGTGTTTACAAAATGGCAGCCGAAAGCCAACGAGAACTGGAGCTGTGGGTGCGGGCATTGCTCAGTGCCAATCTGGGCTACACCAAGGCCCTTGTGGGTGAGCTGCGGAGTCAGTACATGAGCCTCACACAGGAACCTGCCAAACCCTCAGCAAGAAGCCAAACAGATCAGGCCTGTGACGAGCTGCAATGGGGCGCGGAGTTTGGAGTCCTGCACCAGTGGCTGGGAGAGGAGGTCACCCGTCTGAGGCCCAACAGCCTCATGGACTTCTGA